A window of the Listeria swaminathanii genome harbors these coding sequences:
- the metE gene encoding 5-methyltetrahydropteroyltriglutamate--homocysteine S-methyltransferase, with protein MVKAISSNLGYPRLGEKREWKRALEKFWNGTISEDELLAETKALRLHALKKQQDKGIDLIPVGDFSFYDQVLDTSVTFGIIPKRFQHDGGKVSLNTYFDIARGKSDAVASEMTKWFNTNYHYIVPELADADPKVLDNRALYYYEEAKKELGIEGKPVLVGPVTYLKLGKGNDAENFEALLDKFIPAYVEILKELEAAGAKWVQIDEPYLATSFDKSEIALFEKVYQAFKAAVPNLKIELQTYFESLDYYEEVVNLPVAAVGIDFVHDHGDSLKALKAHGFPEDKYLAAGVIDGRNVWRSDLDAKLVLLTEIADYVADGNLIVQPSNSLLHVPVTKLSEPDLDEVILGGLSFADQKLDEIAILTKALTDGAESVAAELEEARAAVTALNESSHRNNLEVQEAIANLENVRVDRELPFAERIKLQHAWLNLPLFPTTTIGSFPQSPEVRKTRADWLKGNITDAEYNAFIEKETARWIKIQEDLDIDVLVHGEFERTDMVEYFGQKLAGFQATKLGWVQSYGSRAVRPPLIYGDVAFTEEITVKESVYAQSLTKRPVKGMLTAPVTIINWSFVRDDVPESVVANQVGLALRKEVEALERNGIKVIQVDEPALREGLPLKQARWEKYLNDAVYSFKLTTASVQNDTQIHTHMCYSDFDDIIDTISALDADVISIETSRSHGEIISTFEEVTYDKEIGLGVYDIHSPRVPTVTEIQDNIRRALRAIDAKQFWINPDCGLKTRKEPETIAALQDMIKATKEVRAEYQVLEK; from the coding sequence ATGGTAAAGGCGATTAGTTCAAACTTGGGGTATCCGAGACTTGGGGAGAAACGTGAATGGAAGCGTGCGTTAGAAAAATTCTGGAACGGTACGATTTCGGAAGATGAATTGTTAGCAGAAACGAAGGCTTTAAGACTACATGCTCTGAAAAAGCAACAAGATAAAGGAATTGATTTGATTCCGGTGGGTGATTTTAGTTTTTATGATCAAGTGCTTGATACGAGTGTGACATTTGGAATTATTCCAAAACGTTTTCAGCACGATGGTGGGAAAGTTTCGCTAAATACATATTTTGATATTGCACGTGGTAAAAGTGACGCGGTTGCCTCTGAAATGACTAAATGGTTTAATACTAACTATCACTATATTGTGCCAGAACTTGCTGATGCAGATCCGAAAGTGTTGGATAATCGGGCGCTTTATTATTACGAAGAAGCGAAAAAGGAGCTTGGTATTGAAGGTAAGCCAGTGCTTGTTGGGCCGGTTACTTACTTAAAACTTGGAAAAGGGAACGATGCGGAAAATTTTGAAGCGTTATTAGATAAATTTATTCCGGCGTATGTAGAAATTTTGAAAGAGCTTGAGGCAGCTGGTGCTAAGTGGGTACAAATTGATGAGCCTTATCTTGCAACTAGCTTTGATAAATCAGAAATTGCGTTATTTGAAAAAGTGTATCAAGCGTTTAAAGCTGCGGTACCAAATTTGAAAATCGAATTACAAACTTATTTTGAAAGTTTGGATTATTATGAAGAGGTTGTCAATTTACCGGTAGCTGCGGTTGGGATTGATTTTGTTCATGACCATGGCGATTCGCTGAAAGCACTTAAAGCTCATGGGTTCCCGGAAGATAAATATTTAGCGGCTGGTGTGATTGATGGTCGAAATGTTTGGCGGAGCGACTTGGATGCAAAACTTGTGCTACTTACTGAGATTGCGGATTATGTGGCAGATGGAAATTTGATTGTACAACCGTCCAACTCATTATTACATGTGCCGGTGACGAAGCTGAGTGAGCCAGATTTAGATGAAGTTATTCTTGGTGGTTTGTCATTTGCGGATCAAAAATTAGATGAAATTGCCATTTTAACGAAGGCATTGACGGATGGTGCGGAAAGTGTGGCGGCTGAACTAGAAGAAGCTCGTGCGGCGGTAACGGCGCTCAACGAATCAAGTCACCGAAACAATTTAGAAGTGCAAGAAGCGATTGCTAATTTGGAAAATGTGCGGGTTGACCGGGAGTTGCCATTTGCGGAACGGATTAAATTGCAGCACGCTTGGTTGAATTTACCGCTATTTCCAACAACGACAATCGGAAGTTTCCCACAATCACCGGAAGTTCGGAAGACTCGGGCTGATTGGTTAAAAGGAAATATTACGGATGCCGAATATAATGCTTTTATCGAGAAAGAAACGGCGCGCTGGATTAAAATTCAAGAGGATTTAGATATTGATGTATTAGTCCACGGGGAATTTGAGCGAACTGACATGGTGGAATATTTTGGGCAAAAATTAGCTGGGTTCCAAGCAACTAAATTGGGTTGGGTGCAATCATATGGTTCGAGAGCTGTTCGTCCGCCACTAATTTACGGGGATGTAGCTTTTACAGAGGAAATTACCGTGAAAGAAAGTGTTTATGCCCAGTCGTTAACGAAGCGTCCGGTGAAGGGAATGTTGACAGCGCCAGTGACGATTATCAATTGGAGTTTTGTCCGTGATGATGTTCCTGAAAGTGTGGTGGCAAATCAAGTTGGACTTGCACTTCGCAAAGAGGTGGAAGCACTTGAGCGTAACGGGATTAAAGTTATCCAAGTGGATGAGCCGGCTTTACGTGAAGGTTTGCCGCTGAAACAAGCTAGATGGGAAAAATATTTAAATGATGCGGTTTATTCGTTTAAATTAACGACTGCTTCGGTTCAAAATGATACGCAAATTCATACGCATATGTGTTATTCGGATTTTGACGATATTATTGATACGATTAGTGCTTTAGATGCGGATGTTATTTCGATTGAAACGTCAAGAAGCCACGGGGAGATTATTTCGACATTTGAAGAAGTGACGTATGATAAGGAAATTGGGCTTGGGGTTTATGATATTCATAGTCCACGTGTTCCAACTGTGACAGAAATTCAAGATAATATTCGCCGGGCGTTACGGGCAATTGATGCGAAACAATTTTGGATTAACCCGGATTGTGGGTTGAAAACGCGGAAAGAACCTGAAACGATTGCGGCGCTGCAAGATATGATTAAGGCGACTAAAGAAGTTCGTGCGGAATATCAAGTATTAGAGAAATAA
- a CDS encoding MFS transporter — translation MGSKGKFWILTMVVAISGLSQGVLLPLIAIILEGKGISAGINGFHATGIYLGVLLISPFIEAPLHKYGYKPIILVGGGLVAVAILAFPIWFNLYFWFILRLLIGVGDHMLHFSSQTWIGAMSDASKRGRNMAIYGLFFSLGFAIGPQLVNLAEINANLPFFLSGILVLIAWGLVWFIRNDFVGEKAVIRKISFWGSLKRFSEVFKLAWVAMIPPFLYGILETGLNATFPVVGLRDGLDTMMIAMIISSFSVGTIIFQVPIGIVSDKFGRGKVLPLLTGAGAVVFVLTAFVRIPFLYVIFFFVLGILLGSLYSLGLSYMTDLTPLELLPAGNILVGMCFSLGSIIGPSATGMMIGIFGNQIFYFVVAGILVLGCLLLAFGARKDALEKKIGI, via the coding sequence ATGGGGTCAAAAGGGAAGTTTTGGATTTTAACGATGGTTGTAGCGATATCGGGATTGTCACAAGGAGTGCTATTACCGCTTATTGCGATAATATTAGAGGGAAAAGGCATAAGTGCAGGGATTAATGGATTTCATGCTACGGGAATCTATTTAGGGGTTTTACTTATTTCTCCATTTATTGAAGCGCCACTTCATAAATATGGTTACAAGCCAATTATTTTAGTTGGGGGAGGGCTAGTTGCGGTTGCAATTTTGGCTTTTCCTATTTGGTTTAATTTATATTTTTGGTTTATATTGCGGTTGCTAATTGGTGTTGGGGATCATATGTTGCACTTTTCGTCGCAGACTTGGATTGGAGCTATGAGTGATGCGAGTAAACGTGGGCGAAATATGGCAATCTATGGTTTGTTTTTCTCATTGGGATTCGCGATTGGACCTCAACTCGTTAATTTGGCGGAAATAAATGCAAACTTGCCGTTCTTTTTATCTGGAATATTAGTGCTTATTGCGTGGGGGCTAGTTTGGTTTATTCGGAATGATTTTGTTGGAGAAAAGGCGGTTATTCGAAAAATTTCTTTTTGGGGAAGTTTGAAACGCTTTTCAGAAGTATTTAAATTGGCTTGGGTTGCGATGATTCCGCCATTTTTGTATGGGATTTTGGAGACTGGACTTAATGCGACGTTTCCGGTTGTTGGGCTGCGTGATGGGCTTGATACAATGATGATTGCGATGATTATTTCTTCTTTTTCGGTGGGGACGATTATTTTTCAAGTGCCGATTGGGATTGTTAGTGATAAATTTGGGCGTGGAAAGGTGTTACCACTTTTGACTGGGGCAGGGGCTGTGGTTTTTGTGTTGACTGCTTTTGTTAGGATACCGTTTTTATATGTGATTTTCTTTTTTGTTTTGGGGATATTACTGGGCTCACTGTATTCGCTGGGGTTATCTTATATGACTGATTTGACGCCGCTTGAATTGCTTCCTGCTGGGAATATTTTGGTTGGAATGTGCTTTAGCTTGGGGAGCATTATTGGCCCGAGTGCAACTGGAATGATGATTGGGATTTTTGGAAATCAAATATTTTATTTTGTGGTGGCAGGAATCCTTGTGCTAGGCTGTTTGTTGTTAGCTTTTGGAGCACGGAAGGATGCTCTAGAAAAGAAAATTGGAATTTAA